One region of uncultured Sulfurimonas sp. genomic DNA includes:
- a CDS encoding TrkA C-terminal domain-containing protein — translation MAKILKTESTLKKILIISDGHAGDHFIQRVIETYTSENIYYVVQLKAKEYEDVNPARFKFYEFDPTSFYKLSNLLKMEFVQAIIAMDNQLDVENTIKNIKLVKKHLRIIVLNKWDMQNEDPDVVMLNSNELLASRLLDYLPNVPVIAQNVGIGEGEIMEVLVPFGSSFVYRHIGVIEQKNWRIVAIYRKRKLLMPSRRRMIQPNDLLLLVGEPAVLKSVYRAIKRELGQFPEPFGSNIYLYVDMKIINETTIKEMIRRAVFAHKKFKHNLIIKVVNPSDIATLQYIKEFRDDNIVVDIEYMSSDLRSAFYNDIKIYHIGLVIVSAEMFANYYTRQTLYESHVPVLKLSDRSFSSVKDASIILTDNRDLEKISSTIFDISEQMGFNLEIYNYLNEHQEEKEQVIEHYYNLATIFSKSIKVYKENENPISTLRRKDNFIHILPFTQKLTKRRIYSLLSTDSEKLYYKLDNYHQIFIPVQL, via the coding sequence ATGGCAAAAATTTTAAAAACAGAGAGTACTTTGAAAAAAATTTTAATAATTAGTGACGGACACGCTGGAGATCATTTTATACAAAGAGTTATTGAAACTTATACAAGTGAAAATATTTACTATGTAGTTCAACTAAAAGCTAAAGAGTATGAAGATGTAAATCCAGCACGTTTTAAATTTTATGAGTTTGATCCTACAAGTTTTTATAAGCTCTCGAATCTTCTTAAAATGGAATTTGTTCAAGCTATCATCGCAATGGATAATCAACTTGATGTTGAAAATACCATTAAAAATATAAAATTAGTAAAAAAACATCTGCGCATAATAGTCTTAAACAAATGGGATATGCAAAATGAAGACCCAGATGTAGTTATGTTAAATTCAAATGAACTTCTTGCCTCAAGACTTCTTGATTATCTTCCAAATGTACCAGTTATAGCCCAAAATGTTGGAATAGGCGAGGGTGAAATTATGGAAGTTTTAGTTCCATTTGGAAGCTCTTTTGTTTATAGACATATTGGAGTAATAGAGCAAAAAAATTGGCGTATAGTTGCAATATACAGGAAGAGAAAACTTCTAATGCCTTCTCGAAGAAGAATGATACAACCAAATGATCTTCTTTTACTTGTCGGAGAACCAGCAGTTTTAAAGTCAGTTTATCGTGCTATTAAAAGAGAACTTGGACAATTTCCTGAGCCTTTTGGTTCAAATATTTATCTTTATGTAGATATGAAAATAATAAATGAAACAACTATAAAAGAGATGATAAGAAGAGCCGTTTTTGCACATAAAAAATTTAAACATAATCTCATTATAAAAGTTGTTAATCCGAGTGATATTGCTACTTTACAATATATAAAAGAGTTTAGAGATGATAATATTGTAGTAGATATAGAGTATATGTCTAGTGATTTAAGAAGTGCTTTTTATAATGATATAAAGATTTATCATATAGGTTTAGTTATAGTGTCTGCTGAAATGTTCGCAAACTACTACACAAGACAAACTCTATATGAATCTCATGTTCCAGTTTTAAAATTATCAGATAGATCATTCTCAAGTGTTAAAGATGCTTCTATTATATTAACTGATAATAGAGATTTGGAAAAAATATCTTCAACTATATTTGATATTTCTGAGCAAATGGGTTTTAATTTAGAAATTTATAACTACTTAAATGAACATCAAGAAGAAAAAGAACAAGTAATAGAACATTATTATAATCTTGCAACTATTTTTTCTAAAAGTATTAAAGTCTATAAAGAGAATGAAAATCCAATTAGCACACTTAGACGTAAAGATAATTTTATACATATTTTACCATTTACGCAAAAGTTAACTAAAAGAAGAATATATTCTTTACTATCAACAGATAGCGAAAAACTTTATTACAAATTAGATAATTATCATCAAATATTTATACCTGTTCAGCTATAA
- the aroB gene encoding 3-dehydroquinate synthase, producing the protein MQVNIPLKKVVDNSYNITIDTIDKIHFDTKVAIVTNPKVAGLHLAYLLSKISAKELYIITVADGEEYKNQNSVDTILESLFNHRFNRKSMLIAFGGGVIGDMTGYVASIYQRGIDFIQIPTTLLSQVDASVGGKTGMNNSYGKNLIGAFHQPKAVYIDPHFLTTLATREFGAGVAEIVKMAVTFNKDFFEFLESAELKNPKVLQEAIKQAVQTKADVVAKDEKEHGLRAALNYGHTFGHVIENETKYKKYLHGEAVAIGMVMANNTAVSMNLMSEDEALRVKKLLQKYNLPVSYDIKNSNNFYETFFLDKKSSDADITFIIPMGIGDVTITNNIDKNIIMSVLDGFGDL; encoded by the coding sequence ATGCAAGTAAACATTCCCCTCAAAAAAGTCGTTGATAACTCATATAATATTACTATAGACACAATTGATAAAATACATTTTGATACAAAAGTAGCCATAGTTACAAACCCTAAAGTTGCTGGATTGCATCTAGCTTATTTACTAAGTAAAATAAGTGCAAAAGAACTTTATATAATAACAGTAGCAGATGGAGAAGAGTATAAAAACCAAAATAGTGTAGATACTATTTTAGAGTCTTTGTTTAATCATCGCTTCAATCGAAAATCTATGCTTATCGCTTTTGGTGGTGGAGTTATAGGAGATATGACCGGTTACGTAGCTAGCATCTATCAAAGAGGCATAGATTTTATTCAGATACCAACGACTCTACTTTCTCAAGTAGATGCGAGTGTTGGTGGAAAAACAGGGATGAATAACTCTTATGGTAAAAACCTCATAGGAGCTTTTCATCAGCCTAAAGCTGTCTATATAGACCCTCATTTTTTAACAACTCTAGCAACAAGAGAGTTTGGTGCAGGTGTAGCTGAAATAGTAAAAATGGCAGTTACATTTAACAAAGATTTTTTTGAGTTTTTAGAAAGTGCCGAGTTAAAAAATCCTAAAGTTCTTCAAGAAGCTATAAAGCAAGCTGTTCAAACAAAGGCAGATGTGGTAGCAAAAGATGAAAAAGAGCATGGTTTAAGAGCTGCGCTTAATTATGGCCATACCTTTGGTCATGTTATAGAAAATGAAACAAAATATAAAAAGTATCTTCATGGTGAAGCTGTTGCTATAGGTATGGTCATGGCAAATAACACCGCAGTTAGTATGAATCTTATGAGTGAGGATGAAGCTTTAAGAGTGAAAAAATTACTTCAAAAATATAATCTTCCTGTCTCTTATGATATTAAAAATAGTAATAATTTTTATGAAACTTTCTTTTTAGATAAAAAAAGCTCGGATGCAGATATAACTTTTATTATTCCTATGGGAATTGGTGATGTAACTATTACAAATAATATTGATAAAAATATTATTATGTCTGTATTAGATGGTTTTGGAGACCTTTAG
- a CDS encoding mechanosensitive ion channel domain-containing protein yields MKKILFLFLLLASIVYAQVEEKKVLTSEELAKIELENENHRVKKISERLSLLEKLESEISKEKVWTKSYASYLTSLEVRDSLQKIKERIKYLQRKKKKTLSQQDELSALISKEKILTIQIEKLKEKDSAPFSKIITPPSIEDRPSITNPFDIFTGISLIKTLNSDFNDYIKRKDELTELIALLQKENNIYKEVALLDTKHEYVKDIESKVKQLERFKTALETMLVTAEVYEKRLEIIEININKDIEVQIIKLAKIGVVIFIVFFIFFILKFFVKKYITDNERFYMANKIITFINVTLIILIVFFNYIENANYLVTILGFASAGIAIAMKDWFMSILGWLVIVIGGSIHVGDRIRVDMDGMMYVGDVMDISLLRMTILEDITLTAVTQNRRAGRIIFIPNNYVFTNMIANYTHSSLKTVWDGIAITITFDSNHKKAMHLSKEIVKKYSKGYTDITRKQLNKLRSQYSLKNTNVEPRIFSFIQPNGVSIDSWYLTNAYATLTLRSVISVEIIEAFNAEDDITIAYPTQRIHIQEERREAPFDTNEVV; encoded by the coding sequence ATGAAAAAAATATTATTTTTATTTTTGTTGCTTGCATCTATAGTTTATGCACAAGTTGAAGAAAAAAAAGTTCTCACTAGTGAAGAATTGGCAAAGATTGAGCTTGAAAATGAAAACCATAGAGTAAAAAAAATATCTGAACGTTTGAGTTTACTCGAGAAATTAGAGAGTGAGATATCAAAAGAAAAAGTATGGACAAAAAGTTACGCTTCATATCTGACGTCATTAGAAGTTAGAGACTCACTACAAAAAATTAAAGAACGTATAAAATATCTCCAAAGAAAAAAGAAAAAAACTCTAAGTCAACAAGATGAGTTGAGTGCGCTTATATCTAAAGAGAAAATTTTAACTATCCAAATAGAAAAATTAAAAGAAAAAGATAGTGCTCCGTTTTCAAAAATTATTACTCCTCCTAGTATAGAAGATAGACCTAGTATTACAAATCCATTTGATATATTTACAGGTATATCACTCATAAAAACTTTAAACTCTGATTTTAATGATTATATAAAGAGAAAAGATGAGCTAACTGAGCTTATAGCTCTTTTGCAAAAAGAGAACAATATTTATAAAGAAGTAGCACTATTAGATACAAAACATGAATATGTTAAAGATATAGAATCAAAAGTAAAACAATTAGAAAGGTTTAAAACAGCTCTTGAAACTATGCTTGTAACTGCTGAAGTTTATGAAAAAAGATTAGAGATTATAGAGATAAATATCAATAAAGATATTGAAGTCCAAATTATAAAATTAGCCAAAATTGGTGTAGTTATTTTTATAGTATTTTTTATATTTTTTATATTGAAATTTTTTGTTAAAAAATATATTACTGATAATGAACGATTTTATATGGCAAATAAAATTATTACTTTTATTAATGTTACGCTGATTATATTGATAGTATTTTTTAACTATATAGAAAATGCAAATTATTTAGTTACCATTTTAGGATTTGCATCTGCTGGTATCGCTATTGCTATGAAAGACTGGTTCATGAGTATTTTAGGTTGGTTAGTCATAGTTATAGGTGGAAGTATCCATGTTGGAGACAGAATAAGAGTAGATATGGATGGAATGATGTATGTTGGAGATGTAATGGATATTTCGCTTCTTCGTATGACAATACTTGAAGATATAACATTAACAGCAGTTACTCAAAACAGAAGAGCTGGAAGGATTATTTTTATTCCAAATAATTATGTCTTTACAAATATGATAGCAAACTATACTCACAGCTCTTTAAAAACAGTTTGGGATGGAATTGCTATAACAATTACATTTGATTCAAATCATAAAAAAGCTATGCATCTATCTAAAGAAATAGTAAAAAAATATTCTAAGGGTTATACAGATATCACAAGAAAACAATTAAATAAACTTAGAAGTCAATATAGCCTTAAAAATACGAATGTAGAACCTAGAATCTTTTCATTTATTCAACCCAATGGTGTATCTATTGATTCATGGTATTTGACTAATGCTTATGCTACTCTTACTTTAAGAAGTGTTATATCTGTTGAAATTATAGAAGCATTTAATGCTGAAGATGACATTACTATTGCATACCCAACTCAAAGAATACATATTCAAGAAGAAAGAAGAGAAGCTCCTTTTGATACTAATGAGGTTGTTTAA
- the mtaB gene encoding tRNA (N(6)-L-threonylcarbamoyladenosine(37)-C(2))-methylthiotransferase MtaB has protein sequence MKKIYFKTFGCRTNLYDSQVMMSAMKDYEITQDESEADAVVINSCTVTNGADTHVRSYLNHIEKTSNAKVFLTGCGAHTKGESLLKAGRVHGVFGQSEKLKIDTLLSMQKPFYDPGDLNHVDEAVVDDFVGKSRAFIKIQEGCNFRCSYCIIPFVRGDARSMDEQRILEQITRLASNGFGEFILTGTNVGSYGQKTNSSVAKLMKKISQIRGVRRIRLGSVEPIQISDEFKEILNEPWLEKHLHIALQHTSPQMLRIMNRRNVYKQDRELFEDLASRGFAIGTDFITGHPGESQELWDEAMKNVRDLPLTHLHAFTYSKRDGTPSAHLKPVVNGKVAKERLHELEAIIKEKNLKFRKAFSGELEVLLESQKDSLFIGHDQHFNKIVVESNEDLLGNWVNIKEYEIRGEFNHAKL, from the coding sequence TTGAAAAAGATATATTTTAAAACATTTGGTTGTAGAACAAATCTTTACGACTCACAAGTTATGATGAGTGCTATGAAAGATTATGAAATAACACAAGATGAGTCCGAAGCTGATGCAGTAGTTATAAACTCATGTACTGTTACAAATGGTGCAGATACTCATGTTCGCTCATATTTAAATCACATAGAAAAAACAAGTAATGCAAAAGTTTTCTTAACTGGGTGTGGAGCACACACTAAAGGAGAGAGTCTCCTTAAAGCAGGTCGAGTTCATGGAGTTTTTGGTCAAAGTGAAAAACTTAAAATAGATACTCTTTTATCTATGCAAAAACCTTTTTATGATCCAGGCGACTTAAATCATGTAGATGAAGCAGTGGTTGATGATTTTGTTGGTAAAAGTAGGGCTTTTATTAAGATTCAAGAGGGATGCAACTTTCGTTGTTCTTATTGTATTATTCCTTTTGTTCGAGGAGATGCAAGAAGCATGGACGAGCAGAGAATATTAGAACAAATCACAAGATTAGCTTCAAATGGTTTTGGAGAGTTTATTTTAACTGGTACAAATGTAGGTAGTTATGGACAAAAAACTAATAGTTCTGTAGCAAAACTTATGAAAAAAATTTCTCAAATTCGTGGAGTTAGACGTATTCGACTTGGAAGTGTTGAACCTATTCAAATTAGTGATGAATTTAAAGAAATTTTAAATGAACCATGGCTTGAGAAGCACTTGCACATTGCACTTCAACATACTTCGCCTCAGATGCTTCGTATTATGAACAGAAGAAATGTTTACAAGCAAGATAGAGAATTATTTGAAGATTTGGCTTCAAGAGGCTTTGCTATAGGAACAGATTTTATTACAGGTCATCCAGGAGAGAGTCAAGAGTTATGGGATGAAGCAATGAAAAATGTAAGAGATTTACCTCTTACGCATCTTCATGCTTTTACCTACTCTAAACGCGATGGAACTCCATCTGCGCATTTAAAACCAGTAGTAAATGGCAAAGTTGCAAAAGAGCGTTTACACGAACTTGAAGCTATTATAAAAGAAAAAAATTTAAAATTTAGAAAAGCTTTTAGTGGGGAACTTGAAGTTTTGTTAGAGAGTCAAAAAGATTCACTCTTTATTGGTCATGATCAACACTTTAACAAGATAGTCGTTGAATCAAACGAAGATTTACTAGGTAACTGGGTAAATATAAAAGAGTATGAAATTAGAGGAGAATTTAATCATGCCAAACTCTAA
- a CDS encoding ATP-dependent metallopeptidase FtsH/Yme1/Tma family protein: protein MPNSKINRILLYASAFVIIALVLFAILRDNASEITLRDAQKILENQMVKNVTATKDYVYLKTENEFYKIASSQVTPKMFVDYKVEVDSGSNVIVYILFGVLFLGIGTLILRWWQKRLPLYEGGGVQSASKVDLVQNNPVEAIKSDVKFSDIGGISDVKIELEEIIDFMKKPARYKSFGARMPRGVLLVGPPGVGKTMIAKAVAHEAGVPFFYQSGASFVQIYVGMGAKRVHELFHAAKNNSPSIIFIDEIDAVGKKRDGTRNDEREATLNQLLTEMDGFENQSGIIVIAATNKIDVLDSALLRAGRFDRRIFVELPTKRERAAILEKYLEKVPHDLDVLVIAKMTVGFNGASLAALVNEAALLALRQNDFQVNIEHFHQVKDKVMFGKKKLKMLNDKQKAYRVTYQAAKVIVATYFDLPFEKLMLSNEKLTPTTDEPLIKHEIESRIKMLLAGMVASHIKYGEHASSAKVDLDEAKELIKKMLQEYGMGSSLISVDEESIELMNRLYAQTKELLESMTGAIQVVEEILNERESITKIDVKKEINAFL from the coding sequence ATGCCAAACTCTAAAATAAATAGAATATTGCTTTATGCCTCTGCTTTTGTCATTATCGCATTGGTATTGTTCGCAATATTAAGAGATAATGCTTCAGAAATCACACTAAGAGATGCTCAAAAAATCTTAGAAAACCAAATGGTAAAAAATGTCACAGCTACAAAAGATTATGTGTATTTAAAAACCGAAAATGAGTTTTACAAAATAGCATCTTCTCAAGTTACACCAAAAATGTTTGTAGACTATAAAGTTGAAGTTGATTCTGGTTCAAATGTAATTGTTTATATACTTTTTGGAGTTCTTTTTTTAGGTATTGGTACGCTAATACTTAGATGGTGGCAAAAAAGATTACCTCTTTATGAGGGTGGTGGAGTTCAGTCTGCTTCAAAAGTTGACTTAGTTCAAAATAATCCGGTTGAAGCTATAAAAAGTGATGTTAAATTTAGTGATATTGGTGGTATTAGCGATGTTAAGATAGAGCTTGAAGAGATTATAGATTTTATGAAAAAACCTGCAAGATATAAAAGTTTTGGAGCTAGGATGCCAAGAGGTGTTTTGCTTGTAGGCCCTCCAGGTGTCGGTAAAACAATGATAGCAAAAGCCGTGGCTCACGAAGCAGGAGTTCCATTTTTTTATCAAAGTGGTGCTTCTTTTGTTCAAATATATGTAGGAATGGGAGCAAAAAGAGTACATGAACTTTTTCATGCAGCAAAAAACAATTCACCTTCTATAATATTTATAGATGAGATAGATGCTGTTGGTAAAAAAAGAGATGGTACAAGAAATGATGAGAGAGAAGCTACTCTAAATCAACTTCTTACAGAGATGGATGGTTTTGAAAATCAAAGTGGAATCATAGTTATAGCAGCTACAAACAAGATAGATGTTCTTGATTCGGCTTTACTTCGTGCAGGAAGATTTGATAGAAGAATTTTTGTAGAACTTCCAACAAAAAGAGAAAGAGCTGCTATTTTAGAAAAGTATTTAGAAAAAGTTCCACATGATTTAGATGTCTTAGTTATAGCAAAAATGACTGTCGGATTTAATGGAGCTTCACTAGCTGCACTTGTAAATGAAGCCGCACTTTTAGCTCTTAGACAAAATGATTTTCAAGTAAATATAGAACATTTTCATCAAGTAAAAGATAAAGTTATGTTTGGTAAAAAGAAGCTAAAGATGCTAAATGATAAACAAAAAGCTTATCGCGTAACCTATCAAGCCGCTAAAGTGATTGTAGCTACATACTTTGATCTTCCATTTGAAAAATTAATGCTCTCAAATGAAAAATTGACACCGACTACGGATGAACCTCTTATAAAACATGAAATAGAATCAAGAATAAAAATGCTTTTAGCTGGAATGGTGGCATCTCATATAAAATATGGTGAACATGCAAGTAGTGCTAAGGTTGATTTAGATGAGGCTAAAGAGTTAATTAAAAAGATGCTACAAGAGTACGGAATGGGTTCATCTTTAATCTCTGTTGATGAAGAAAGTATAGAATTAATGAATAGACTATATGCTCAAACAAAAGAGCTTTTGGAATCTATGACTGGTGCAATTCAAGTTGTTGAAGAGATATTAAATGAAAGAGAAAGCATCACAAAAATTGATGTTAAAAAAGAAATAAATGCATTTCTTTAG
- the bioV gene encoding pimelyl-ACP methyl ester esterase BioV, protein MHFFSGFSLQNESYLFDEYLCKSDYTVVGFSYGAIKAFEYVKKELASSRRVDTLQLISPAFFQNKSAKFKKLQLMAYSKNELIYMKQFINSCFAPYEKKILQHKQTTKDELEELLNYEWNIEELMNLIKSGLKIEVYLGEKDKIIDAQIAKDFFLQVATVTYIKDANHFLQTK, encoded by the coding sequence ATGCATTTCTTTAGTGGTTTTTCTCTTCAAAACGAGAGCTATCTTTTCGATGAATATTTGTGTAAGTCAGATTATACAGTGGTTGGTTTTAGTTATGGTGCTATTAAAGCTTTTGAGTATGTTAAAAAAGAGTTGGCATCTTCAAGACGAGTAGATACTCTACAGTTGATTTCTCCTGCATTTTTTCAAAATAAGTCGGCTAAATTTAAAAAACTTCAATTGATGGCATATTCAAAAAATGAACTTATTTACATGAAGCAGTTCATAAATTCATGTTTTGCACCTTATGAAAAAAAGATACTTCAACATAAACAAACTACAAAAGATGAGTTAGAAGAGTTGCTAAACTACGAATGGAATATAGAAGAGTTGATGAATCTTATAAAATCTGGTTTAAAGATAGAGGTTTATCTTGGTGAAAAAGACAAAATTATTGATGCTCAAATTGCAAAAGATTTTTTTTTACAAGTGGCAACAGTGACTTATATAAAAGATGCAAACCACTTTTTACAAACTAAATAA
- the mog gene encoding molybdopterin adenylyltransferase translates to MSEIKIGVITASDRASKGIYEDISGVAIQDTMKDYLMSDFEIVYRCIPDEQDVLEKTMIELCDEAGCCLVVTTGGTGPALRDVTPEATENVCQKMMPGFGELMRQVSLQYVPTAILSRQTAGIRGKSLIINLPGKPKSIRECLDAVFPAVPYCIDLIEGPYIETNEEVIKAFRPKSK, encoded by the coding sequence ATGAGTGAAATTAAAATAGGTGTTATAACAGCAAGTGATAGAGCAAGTAAAGGTATATATGAAGATATCTCTGGTGTAGCAATTCAAGATACAATGAAAGATTATTTAATGAGTGATTTTGAGATAGTTTATAGATGTATTCCTGATGAGCAAGATGTACTTGAAAAAACTATGATAGAACTTTGCGATGAAGCAGGGTGTTGTTTGGTTGTAACAACTGGAGGAACAGGTCCAGCACTTCGTGATGTAACTCCTGAGGCTACTGAGAATGTGTGCCAAAAGATGATGCCAGGTTTTGGAGAGCTTATGCGTCAAGTAAGCTTACAGTACGTTCCAACTGCTATTTTATCTCGTCAAACAGCGGGGATAAGAGGAAAATCTCTAATCATTAACTTACCTGGAAAACCAAAATCTATAAGAGAATGTTTAGATGCAGTTTTTCCAGCTGTTCCATACTGTATAGACCTTATAGAAGGTCCATACATAGAGACAAATGAAGAAGTTATAAAAGCATTTAGACCAAAATCTAAATAG
- a CDS encoding exodeoxyribonuclease III: MSNSIKIISWNVNGVRAVANKEALKWIDEHQPDILCLQEIKALEEQVPKDMFELEYQDIIVNSATKKGYSGTMTWSLLQSEYKSICNDIDTMDEGRIVETHYGDTVLFNVYFPNGQKNEERLAYKMKFYDDFLNHCERLREDGKSIIICGDVNTAHKEIDLKNPKANSKTSGFLPIEREWIDKLIAHGYIDTFRYVNGDELDRYSWWSYRSSARLKNVGWRIDYFFISEDLCENLEDAFILDYIEGSDHCPVGIQISI; this comes from the coding sequence ATGTCAAACTCAATAAAAATAATCTCATGGAATGTTAATGGTGTTCGTGCAGTTGCGAACAAAGAAGCTCTAAAATGGATAGATGAACATCAGCCAGATATCTTATGTCTTCAAGAGATAAAAGCTCTTGAAGAACAAGTTCCAAAAGATATGTTTGAGTTAGAGTATCAAGATATTATAGTAAATTCTGCGACAAAAAAAGGCTATAGTGGCACTATGACTTGGAGCTTACTTCAAAGTGAGTACAAATCTATATGTAATGATATCGATACTATGGATGAAGGTAGAATTGTAGAGACTCACTATGGAGATACAGTTCTTTTTAATGTTTATTTTCCAAATGGACAAAAGAATGAGGAGAGACTTGCGTATAAAATGAAATTTTATGATGATTTTTTAAATCATTGCGAGAGATTACGTGAAGATGGAAAAAGTATAATTATTTGTGGAGATGTAAATACAGCTCACAAAGAGATTGATTTAAAAAATCCAAAAGCAAACTCTAAAACATCAGGTTTTTTACCTATCGAGAGAGAGTGGATAGACAAGTTAATAGCTCACGGATACATAGATACTTTTAGATATGTAAATGGTGATGAATTAGATAGATATAGTTGGTGGTCATATCGTTCATCAGCAAGACTAAAAAATGTAGGATGGAGAATAGATTACTTTTTCATCTCCGAAGATTTATGTGAAAATCTCGAAGATGCTTTTATATTAGACTATATTGAAGGGTCTGATCATTGTCCTGTTGGGATACAAATTTCTATTTAG
- a CDS encoding CoB--CoM heterodisulfide reductase iron-sulfur subunit B family protein: MKKLKYALFTGCTAKQSTPEQMMSTLAVAEKLNIELIELTEASCCGASHLQDYDDFLSLVLNARNIAYAEKHELTMVTICNTCQLNTAMTKHRLDNDAKLKARVNEKLAEVGLEYKGTSNVIHFLYAIIDDIGLDKIKEMVVTPLSQFNIAPFYGCHNIRPSELQNKSHKNKENPYNPTSLDDLIIACGGMNVDYEEKNKCCGFHVELQAPKTASILTGNAIAGAMDGNADWMVTPCPLCHLKLDTQTGHASEAIGREVKLPVLHMQQMLGLALGCSSDELGLKHHLSKVNFI, translated from the coding sequence ATGAAAAAATTAAAATATGCACTTTTTACAGGTTGTACAGCTAAACAAAGTACTCCAGAGCAGATGATGTCAACTTTAGCAGTAGCTGAGAAACTAAATATAGAACTTATAGAGCTTACTGAAGCATCATGTTGTGGTGCTTCTCACTTACAAGATTATGATGATTTTTTATCTCTAGTTTTAAATGCTAGGAATATCGCTTATGCTGAAAAGCATGAACTTACTATGGTAACCATTTGTAATACTTGTCAGTTAAATACAGCTATGACTAAACATCGTCTTGATAACGATGCTAAACTTAAAGCAAGAGTAAATGAAAAACTTGCAGAAGTTGGCTTAGAATACAAAGGTACTTCAAACGTTATTCACTTCTTATATGCAATCATTGATGATATAGGACTAGACAAAATAAAAGAGATGGTTGTAACTCCTCTTAGCCAATTCAATATTGCACCGTTTTATGGTTGTCATAATATTCGTCCATCTGAGTTACAAAATAAATCTCATAAAAACAAAGAAAATCCTTATAATCCTACTTCACTTGATGATTTAATTATTGCTTGTGGTGGTATGAATGTTGATTATGAAGAAAAAAATAAATGTTGTGGTTTTCATGTAGAACTTCAAGCTCCAAAAACAGCATCTATTCTTACTGGAAATGCAATAGCTGGAGCAATGGATGGTAATGCAGACTGGATGGTAACTCCATGTCCATTGTGTCATTTAAAACTTGATACTCAAACAGGTCACGCATCTGAAGCAATTGGTCGCGAAGTTAAACTTCCAGTTCTTCATATGCAACAGATGCTAGGACTTGCTCTTGGTTGTTCTTCAGATGAGCTTGGTCTTAAACATCACCTATCTAAAGTTAATTTTATTTAA